Part of the Neisseria brasiliensis genome is shown below.
TTGAATGCCCGTATTGCAGCATCCGCTATCATTTAGACGGCGAAATCCCCCATCATCATTACTAAACGCACGCCATGATTCGACACGCCGCCATTTTTTTATTGGTTTCCCTTTGCACCGCCTGCGGTTCGTATAAAGCCGTGCGCCCTTCCGCACCGATACCGGTTGTGGCTGAAGCCGAAACCTATTCCGTGAACTACGAAGCCGCCAACGGCCAGCGCATTACCGCCGTTTACATCAACAGCAACAGCCCGATGACGGTAGAGCTACGCCAGGGCAACACGGTGGAGAGCCTGAAGCAAATCCAATCGTGGGCAAAAGGTGTGGAATACAGCAACCTTTCCACCCGCTGGCATGTGCAGGAAGGGTCCGCCACACTGACCCGTCGCGGCAAACCGATTGTATTTACTGAAATTATTGAGTGATTCCAATAAAAAAAGGCCGTCTGAATATTCAGACGGCCTTTTCTATAGTCGTTTTAAAATAGAAATCAGACAAGGCGACAGCGACCGCCGTGTACACCCAGTACATAAGGGAGCTGACAACGCTGTATGATTTTTATTTTAAACGACTATAAACTTATTGATTTATTCAGTCCACTGCACCCAGCCCATTGCCCAAGTCAGCAGAATCAAGCCACCAAAGACAATTCGGTAATAGGCAAACGGCACATAGTTTTTGGTTGCCAAGAATTTCAATAAGGCTTTTACCGCCAGCAAACCGGCAAAAAACGCAGCGATAAAGCCAACCGCAATCAAGCCGATGTCTTGCAGGGTGAAGAGCTTATAGTGTTTCAAAATATCGTAAAACGTCGCCGCAATCATCATCGGCACCGCCAAGAAGAATGAAAACTCAGTCGCTACCTTGCGCTCCAAACCCCACAGCATGCCGCCCATGATGGTACTACCCGAACGCGATGTGCCCGGCACCAAAGCGCAAATCTGCGCACAGCCGACCACAAACGCATCAATCGGGCGCATATCATCGACATTCACCACTTTCGGCGCACGGCTTTGTTGGCGCTTTTCCACCCACAAAATAAAGAAACCGCCCAACACCAGCATCATTGCTACGGTAATCGGGTTAAACAAATACAGCTTAATCTGTTTGCTAAACAGCAAACCGACCACCGCCGCCGGCACAAATGCCACCGCCAGATTCAATACAAAACGATTCGCTGTGCGCTCTTTGCCGATACCGCGGATAATCTTGCTGAAACGTTGGCGGTATTCAAAGATCACCGCCAACACCGCGCCCAATTGAATCGCGATTTCAAACACTTTGCCATTGCTGTGGAAATTCAGCAAATCGCCGACCACAATCAAGTGCCCTGTGCTCGAAATCGGTAAAAACTCGGTCAAACCTTCGACAATGCCCAAAATCAGGGCCTTCAACAACAATATAATATCCATTAAACCTCTTTCAGACGGCCTATTTGCTATCAGTAAGAAAACTCAGCCGCTTCATTCATCAAACATTGCTTACGACAATATTCACGTCAAATGGTTTCATGCCGTCTGAAACCATTTTCAGCCAGCATTATAATTTGCTTACATTCGCATTTCAAGTGCAACGCTCAAATGCCATTGGCAAGGGCTGCTGAAAACAGATCACCCGGTGTCTCATAGTCCAATGTCTTTCTCGGTCGGCGGTTAAGGGCCTCCTCAACCGCTTTAATCTTTTTAGCACCCAGTTTCCTAAAATCCGTCCCCTTTGGGAAGTATTGTCTGATCAGCCCGTTGGTATTCTCCACCAAGCCTTTTTCCCAAGAATGGTATGGACGGCAGAAGTAAGTTTCCGCACCCAGGGCTTTGGCAAAGGTTTTATGTCGGTAAAACTCTTTACCGTTATCCAAAGTAATCGTTTGAATGATATCTTTAAACGGCTTCAATGCCCGAATCACTACCCGGGCTACATCTTCTGCTTTGAAATTGCTGATTTTGCGGATAACGACAAATTTGGTTTTTCTTTCAACAGCAACCACCAGTCCGCTTTTTTGATCTTTACCGACAATGGTGTCCATCTCGAAATCGCCGACCCGCTCTTTTTGATCGACAATGGCAGGTCTGTGTTCAATGTCGGTTCTGTCCGGTACGCTGCCTTTTGTCCATGCACCGCTGCCGTATTGTCTGCGGTAGGGTTTGGAAACGATACGCAGATGGGTGTACAGGTCGCCGCCGTTTTGACGGTCTTTGGCGAGATAGCGGTAAAGGGTGCTGTGGTGCAGTTTGATGTGTTGATGTTTCAGCAGGTAGCCGCAGACTTGTTCGGGGCTGTATTTTTGGGTAATCAGTTTGTTAACAGTCTGTTTGACGGCAGTAGTCAGTTTGGTTGGCTTTTTGTTTTTCTTTTTAACTTCGCTTTGCTGTTGTGCTTTTCGGTAACAGTAGGTTCCGTTGACGGAATGCCGTCTGATTTCCCGACTGACGGTGGCGGGATGACAACCGATGTTCTGTGCGATTTGGTTTAGGGGTAGGTTGCGGTAATGTCTGGAAATGTAGTATCTTTGGTGTGAGGTCAGTTGTGTGTAGGTCATATTGCAATCTTTCTTGTCAGGAAAGGCAGTATACTACCGCATACTGGCCTTTTCTGTTATTGGAAATTGCACTTGTTAGGCGAATGTAAGTTGGCCTGAAAAATACAGGCAGCCTTTTCAGACTGCCTGTTTGTTATCGATGATAATCGGTAGATGCCTCAATGATTGGCTGATTTGGCCAAAGCAGCGCCTTTGCTCTTCACACGGCTGCCTGCCTGCTTCAAACCGCGCTCGCTGCGCACTTTGGCAATCAAGGCATCAATGGTTTTCATACCGTTTTGGTAATCGCCGTTGAACAACACTTCATATTTACCACCAACAATCACCATCGGCGTGCTTTCGATGCGGTAGGTTTCGGTCAAATCCTGCATGTTTTGGGCTTGGGTTTGATTGGCGGCGGAATCATAAGCGGCCACCAATTTTTTGCTGTCAAAACCTTTTTGTGCCGCTGCCCATTGTTTGAACGTAGCACTGTCGGCCAAATTTATTTTTTGCTCATACACCGCTTTAAACACCGCCGGATTGGCTTGGTATTTTAAACCGGAGCTGTTTACCGCAGCGGCGACACGCGCCAAGCCGAACATTTCCGGCTGCCACACCACATGCTCGGTGCGCAAATAAGTGTCTTTGGCGAACGATTGGCTGTGTTTCAACAACGCCGGATCCAAGTGGTAGCAATGCACGCAGAAGTAGCCGAAAAATTCCAACACTTCCACCTTATCCGCCTGAACCTGCGGAATCGGCTTAGCCAGCACTTGGTAATCCTTACCTTCGGTGGCGGCTTGCGCCATGCCGGCCAAAGACAAGGCCATCAATGCCGAGAATAATTTCATTTTCATCATCATTCCTTATTGAGCCGAACGGGTAAAGCTGCTCACGCCGTTTTTCTTCAGCGTTTGCTGCACGCGTTGAGCCGCATCTTGCGCCATCACACCGCTTTGCAGACGGTACACTTTCTTACCGTTGGCCGAACCTTCCACCACGCTGGACTGTACGCCCATCATCGCCAATTTGGCACGTTGCGCATCGGCAGAAGCGCGGTCGCCGTATGAACCCATTTGCACAATGACTTTTTTACCCGAAGATTTCGCGCTGGTCGCCGCTTTACTGTCAGCCGCTTTGCTTGATTTCTTCGCTTCTTCACCTGCGGCTTTGCGGGCTTTTTCAATGCTGCCGCTGTTTAAGATTTGCTCAGGAGTTGGCTTGGCCGTTTTTTTCTCTGCGGCTTTTTTATCAGCTGCTTTCTTGTCGGCTGCTTTCTTGTCGGCGGCTTTCTTTTCAGCCGCTTTTTTCTCAGCAGCTTTTTTCTCAGCCAGTTTTCGCTCGGCAGTTAATTCAGCAGCGGCTTTTTTATCGGCGGCCGCTTTATCGGCTTTGGCTTTTTCCGCACGTTTTTGTGCTAACTCAGCTTTGCGTTTGGCTTCAGCGGCTTTTTTCTCTGCAGCTGCACGTTCTTCACGCTCTTGCGCGGCACGTTCGGCGGCGTCACGGTCGTCTTCGGTATCAGCCGTTACTTTAGGCTCAACAGTCGCTTTCGGTGTCGGCACAGGCACTACCGCAGGCGCAGCAGGTTTGCTTTCATCAGCCTTAGGCGCTTCGCTTTCAGACGGCGTATCTTGCGCTTCTGAAGCAGCGGTATCCGCTTCGCTGGCTTTGCTGTCGGTTTCGGCAGGTGTAACAGGTACTTCTTCTGAAGCTGGTTTTTCTACCGGTTTAGGCGGCGTTTGCGGCTGCAAAACTTCCGGCTCGAAAGTTTGCTCCGGCTGCGCCAGCTCTTTAAATTGGTTTTGATTGCCTTTGTTTAAGAAAAACAAAATGCCGACAATCACAGCAGTTGCCAACAGCAACCCTGAAATAAAACCGGCAATACCTTTACCATGTTGTGTCTGTTTTTTCATAACGTACCTTTATTTTTCAGACGGCCTCAAAGTCTTCCACCACTCTGAACCGCCGTCCGCTATTCAGATAGGACATTTTATCAACATCTCTTATGTTCGGCAAAATATCGGCATAATGCACTGGCCGCTTGGGAGCGTATCCATTTATCAGGCCGTCTGAAAAATGGGTCATTATGGGTTTATTATTCTGGCTGGTGCAGATTTACAACGCCCTGCGGAAGCTGATGGCTTTCAATACATGGCTGCGGTCAACGGCATCGTCTCCAGCCAAATCGGCCAAGGTGCGTGCCACGCGCATGATGCGGTGAAAACTGCGCGCCGAGAGCGATAATTTTTCCAACATCGCGCCCAAGGCATCGCACGCTTCTTGTTCGATATTGGCCACGCTGTCTAATTCGGTCACGCTCAAAGCGGCATTCACTTTGCCCTGCCGCGCATATTGTCTGTCGCGCGCCGCCAACACCCGCTGCAACACATCGGCGCTGGATTCGCCTGCTTGTTGCTGCATCAATTCTGCGGCAGGCAAGCTAGGCACTTCAATGGTTAAATCAATACGGTCAAGCAGCGGCCCTGAAATTTTGCTACGGTAACGCGCCACGCTCTCAGGCGTGCAGCGGCAAGGTTTGTTCGGGTGACCAAGGTAGCCGCACGGACAAGGATTCATCGCCGCCACCAATTGGAATTTGGCCGGATACACCGCCTGTCGCGCCGCGCGGGAAATATGGATTTCGCCGTTTTCTAACGGCTCGCGCAACACTTCTAAAACTTTGCGGTCAAACTCGGGCAATTCATCGAGAAACAACACACCATGATGCGCTAAAGAAATCTCACCCGGCCTTGGATCCGAGCCGCCGCCGACCATTGCTGCCGAACTGGCGCTGTGATGGGGCGAACGAAACGGCCTCTCATGGCTGAGTTCCTGTTGATGATTAGGCAGCAATGAGCGCAACGCCCACACTTCGACCAATTCGTCTTCGGTCAACGGCGGCAAAATGCCCGGCAAACGCTGCGATAACATCGATTTACCCGTACCCGGCGGACCCATCATCAATAAGCTGTGTCCGCCCGCAGCGGCAATTTCCAGAGCCAAACGTGCGGTATGTTGCCCTTTTACATCACTCAAATCCGGCAGGTTTACGCTTTCAGACGGCCTGTCGAGATTCGGGCATTCGGTTTGCGTCAAAGGCTCAATGGCGTTTAAATGCGCCGCCACTTCGCCTAAAGATTGCGCGCCGTAAACCGTGATGCCTTTCATTACAGCAGCTTGTTGCGCGTTTTCAGACGGCAACACAAAAGCGCGCCCTGCCTGCATACCCTGCCACGCCATCGCCAATGCGCCGCGCACAGGCCGCAACATCCCCGACAAAGCCAATTCGCCGGCAAATTCATATTGCGCCAGTTTCTCCATCGAAATCTGCCCCGAAGCGGCCAAAATGCCGATGGCAATGGGCAAATCAAACCGGCCGGATTCTTTGGGCAAATCGGCCGGTGCCAGATTGACGGTGATTTTTTTCGCCGGAAAATCAAAGCCGCTTTGGATAATCGCCGCACGCACGCGGTCACGGCTTTCCTTTACTTCGGTATCGGGCAGCCCGACAATATTGAAATGCGGCAAACCGTTGGCAAGATGGGCTTCCACCTCGACCAACGGTGCATTCATACCGCTTAAAGCGCGGCTGTAAACCAAAGCGAGCGACATGGTTCAGACGGCCTTATTCGGCGCTGTCTGCTTTGGTTACTGATTCCACGGCGGCTTCCACTTTGGCGGCAGATTCTTCCACTACGCTGTCTTCGGCTGCAGCAGGATTTTGCGCCGCTTCCAATTTGGCCAAACGCGCTTCCAACTCCACCAATTTGGTGCGGGTTTTAATCAACACTTGCTGCTGGATATCGAATTCTTCACGGGTCACCAAATCCATGCGGTTAAACGCGCTGCCCAACATGGCTTTGACATTTTTCTCAACATCTTTGGCCGGGCTGTTGGCGATGGTTTCGCTCAATTTTGAGGTCACTTCTTCAAACAGGTTTTTACCGAACATGGCTGTGTCCTTTATTCATAGAAAAATAATGCAGCTATTGTATAAGAGAAAAGGCCGTCTGAAAACATAAGTTTCAGACGGCCTTTGCTTATTTCATCATTAAAGACCGGCAGCGGCTTTCAATGCTTGCGCCTTGTCGGTGCGCTCCCAAGTAAACTCAGGCTCTTCGCGACCGAAGTGGCCGTAGGCAGCGGTTTTGCTGTAACGCGGATGCAGCAAGTCCAACATTTGCACAATGCCTTTCGGGCGCAGGTCAAAATGTTCGCGCACCAATTTAATCAAATCGGCTTCGCTGATTTTGCCGGTGCCGAAAGTGTCGATCGAAATCGAAGTCGGCTCGGCCACGCCGATGGCGTAAGACACTTGAATTTGGCATTGGGTCGCCAAACCGGCGGCCACAATATTTTTCGCCACATAGCGGCTGGCGTAAGCGGCAGAACGGTCAACTTTAGACGGGTCTTTGCCGGAGAACGCGCCGCCGCCGTGTGGTGCTGCGCCACCGTAGGTATCAACGATGATTTTACGGCCGGTCAAACCGCAGTCGCCTTGCGGGCCGCCGATGACGAAATTACCGGTCGGGTTAATCAGGTATTTGGTTTCGTCGGTCAGCATTTCAGACGGCAATACCGGCTTGATGATGTGCTCGATCACGGCTTGGGTCAATTCTTCGTGGCTGATTTCCGGATCGTGCTGGGTGGACAATACCACGGTGTCGATGCGTTTCACTTTGCCGGTTTCGCTGTCGTACACGCAGGTCAATTGGGCTTTGGCATCAGGGCGCAACCACGGCAGGCGGCCGTCTTTGCGCAATTCGCTTTGGCGTTGCATCAGGCGGTGGCTGTAGTAGATGGCAAACGGCATCAATGTTGGGGTTTCGTCACAGGCATAGCCAAACATCAAACCTTGGTCACCCGCACCCTGGTTCAAATCAATGCCCTCGCCTTCGTTGACACCTTGGGCAATGTCGGGCGATTGCTCGCCGTAGTTCAACACCAATTTAAAGGTATCGGCCGCAAAGCCCCACTCGGGATTGTTGTAGCCAATGCGTTTCACGGTATCGCGTGCCACTTGCTCATAATCCACTTTGGCGCTGGTGGTAATTTCACCGGCCAACACGCACAAATCAGTCGCCACCAAGGTTTCCGCCGCTACGCGTCCGGTCGGGTCTTGCGCTAAAATCGCATCCAAAATCGCATCGGAAATTTGGTCGGCCACTTTATCAGGATGGCCTTCGGATACAGATTCAGAAGTAAACAAAAATTCGCTCATTACTCATTCTTTCTTTTTTAAATAAGCCGTTAAGTTTTCAGACGGCCTATTTACTGACATCATCAAATCGCAAAAATCATAGCAGTTTTTGCCCAAACTTGCCATCCAAATAAGAATTTTTCTTATTTAAATGCACGGAATTCATTTGCAACAGACAAAAAAATTCCCGCATTAAGCGGGTTTGGATTGCTCTGGCGAGCCACATCGGTCTGAACGACCGTCCACCTTACCTTTCCTATGAAAAGCAGGTTGGCATGGAATTCCCAACTCTTAATGCTGCGCGAATGATAGCAAATCTTCGCCTGTATGACAAGCCGGCGCAGTGTTTTGCCTCTATACTTTCAGACGGCCTCCTAATGGTTTTAGCATTCGATATTAGGCGTATGCCCCAATTTCCATTACAATCAATCCAATACTCTTACGCTTCTCTATATATGCACACTTTGGTTACCCTACTTTTCAAATCCTTTGCCGCCCTGCCGCTGCCGCTACTGCACGCGCTGGGCAACTTTTTAGGCGGCATGGCGTTTTATTTTCTCAAAAAAGACCGCCAACGCGTGCGCGCCAATATGCGCCAAGCCGGTTTGCAGCCCGATGACAAGATGATTCAAACCGTGTTCCGCGAAACAGCCAAAGGCGGTTTGGAACTGCCCGTGGCTTTTTTCAGACGGCCTGAAGAGATTGAAACGCTGTTTCAACAGGTCAATGGCTGGGAACACGTTCAGACGGCCTTAGACAATCAGCAGGGCTTACTATTCATCACGCCGCACATCGGCAGCTATGATTTGGCCGGACGCTACATCAGCCAGCAATTGCCGTTTCCGCTGACCGCCATGTACAAACCGCCGAAATTCAAAGCCGTCGATGCCGTGATGCAGGCCGGACGCGTGCGCGGCAAGGGTAAAACCGCGCCGACCAATATCCAAGGCGTGAAGCAGGTCATCAAAGCCCTGCGCGCGGGTGAAGCCACCATCGTACTGCCCGACCACGTGCCCGCGCCCGAAGAAGGCGGTGACGGCGTGTGGGTCGATTTCTTCGGCCGTCCTGCCTACACCATGACGCTGGCGGGCAAACTCGCCCAAGTCAAAGGCGTGAAAGCCCTGTTTTTCGTCGGCGAACGCTTACCCAACGGCCAAGGCTTTGCGCTGCACATCGAACCGCTGCAAGGCGAACTCAACGGCGACAAAGCCCACGATGCTCGCATCATCAATCAAAACGTGGAATATTGGATTCAACGTTTCCCAACGCAGTATCTGTTTATGTACAACCGTTATAAGCGTCCGGCTGGTGCGCCGCAATCGCCGCTGGAATAAACCATACGATAAAGGCCGTCTGAAAAACTTGTTTTCAGACGGCCTTTACTATTCCATTCATCAAATCACAAAATCCGCACCCGACAATTCAATATACTGATTCATATCCTGCGACGGCACTTTAGACGAACGGCCAATCGGTTTGGCCGGTACGCCGACCACGGTAATCGACGAGGGCACATCGGCCACCACCACACTGCCCGCGCCGATTTTGGCGTTCTCGCCGATTCGGATATTGCCCAAAATCGAAGCGTTCGCGCCAATCATCACGCCGTCTGAAACTTTCGGGTGACGGTCGCCGCATTCCTTACCCGAGCCGCCCAAAGTCACGCCATGCAAAATAGAAATATTGTTGCCCAACACGGCGGTTTCACCGGCCACAAAACCGGTGGCGTGGTCGAGCATCAGACCGTGGCCGAAACGTACTGCAGGGTGAATATCCACGCCGAACACTTCCGACATTCGGTTTTGCAGGAAATAAGACAAAGTTTTGCGGCCGTTGTTATACAGCCAATGGTTGATGCGGTGTGCCTGAATGGCGTGAAAACCTTTGAAATAAAGCAGCGGCAGAGAATATTCGTCACACGCGGGGTCACGCTCGTAAATAGCCTGCAAATCTTGTTTCATACTGTCGATAATGCAGCAATCATCGGCAAACGCTTGCAGGCAGATTTCGTTTAACGCGCGCACGTCCATAATCGGGCTGCCGAGTTTGCTGGATAAATGAAACGCCAACACGGCCTCGAGCGAATCGTGGCGCAATACTGTTTGATGCAGGAAACTGGCCAACATCGGTTCGGCGCTCGCCGCAGCCGTGGTTTCTTCAAGAATCGCGTTCCACAAATCGAAATCGCGGGTATTGAGATGGTCTTTTTTCGGAGGGGCGGACGTGATTTTTTTCATGATACAACAGGCCGTCTGAAACTGGTAAAAGCGTTATCTTACCGTTTTCATTGAATTTATCATAGCCAATTCGCAGATAAATTTATAACCAAAAGTTCTCTTACAGATTTAAAGGTTATTTGGCTTGAAATTTTTTCAGACGGCCTTATATGCGATTTATTAAACCATTCCCTGTTGAACGAAGGATGTCGGACATGACTGAACAAAACCCAAACATCGAAGAAGAAAAAGTAGAAACTCAAGCAGTGCAAGCCGCTGATGCTGCTGCCGCAACCGAAGCCGTTGAAGCCGAAGCCGCACCTGAGCCGACCATGGAAGATTTGCAGGCGCGTATTGAAGAATTGGAAGGCCAGCTCAAAGATGAGCAATTGCGCGGTTTGGCCAACGAGCAAAACCTGCGCCGCCGTCATCAGGAAGAAATCGCCGCCACCCATAAATTTGCCGGCCAAAAATTTGCTGCTGAAATGCTGCCGGTGAAAGACTATTTGGAAATGGCTTTGCTGGATCAAAGCGGCAATTTCGAAGCCTTGAAAATGGGTGTGCAAATGACCCTGAACGAATTGCAAAAAGCATTCGACGCGACCCAAATCAAAGAAATCAACCCTGCTGTAGGCGACAAACTCGACCCGCACCAACACCAAGCCGTGCAAACCGTGGTGAGCGAGCAAGAGCCAAACACCATCGTCAATGTGATGAAAAAAGGCTATTCATTGTCTGAGCGCGTGTTGCGTCCGGCCATGGTCGTGGTGGCAAAAAAAGAAGATTGAAAGCACCGCTTGATGCTGTTTATCAAGCATAAAATTTTCAGACGGCCTTATCCTATGCCGGTAACCAACACACCGCTTTTAGAAAATCATTCCGAACCATCGGAACACGATTCGGATAACAAGGCCGTCTGAAAAATCAAACCAATATTCCAAACAGCCTGTGGATAAATAAATCAAGCACTTGAATTAAATCATAAAAAAATTTCACTCCAAGCCTTGAAAAAAAAATTGAACACCCTTATCTACAAGCCAACTGAACGACAAGTTCAAACCAATTCATTAATCAGTAATTTAAATTTTTCACCAGGAGCTATCACACTATGGCAAAAGTAATCGGTATTGACTTGGGTACAACCAACTCATGCGTATCCATCTCTGAAAATGGTCAAACCAAAGTGATTGAAAACGCCGAAGGCGCGCGTACCACCCCGTCTGTGGTTGCCTACCTTGACGGCAACGAAGTATTGGTCGGCGCACCGGCCAAACGCCAAGCAGTTACCAATGCAAAAAACACCATCTACGCGGCCAAACGCTTAATCGGCCACAAATTTGAAGATAAAGAAGTACAACGCGACATCGAAACCATGCCGTTTGAAATCATCAAAGCATCAAATGGCGATGC
Proteins encoded:
- a CDS encoding MliC family protein, with the translated sequence MRHAAIFLLVSLCTACGSYKAVRPSAPIPVVAEAETYSVNYEAANGQRITAVYINSNSPMTVELRQGNTVESLKQIQSWAKGVEYSNLSTRWHVQEGSATLTRRGKPIVFTEIIE
- a CDS encoding undecaprenyl-diphosphate phosphatase; translated protein: MDIILLLKALILGIVEGLTEFLPISSTGHLIVVGDLLNFHSNGKVFEIAIQLGAVLAVIFEYRQRFSKIIRGIGKERTANRFVLNLAVAFVPAAVVGLLFSKQIKLYLFNPITVAMMLVLGGFFILWVEKRQQSRAPKVVNVDDMRPIDAFVVGCAQICALVPGTSRSGSTIMGGMLWGLERKVATEFSFFLAVPMMIAATFYDILKHYKLFTLQDIGLIAVGFIAAFFAGLLAVKALLKFLATKNYVPFAYYRIVFGGLILLTWAMGWVQWTE
- a CDS encoding IS30 family transposase, producing the protein MTYTQLTSHQRYYISRHYRNLPLNQIAQNIGCHPATVSREIRRHSVNGTYCYRKAQQQSEVKKKNKKPTKLTTAVKQTVNKLITQKYSPEQVCGYLLKHQHIKLHHSTLYRYLAKDRQNGGDLYTHLRIVSKPYRRQYGSGAWTKGSVPDRTDIEHRPAIVDQKERVGDFEMDTIVGKDQKSGLVVAVERKTKFVVIRKISNFKAEDVARVVIRALKPFKDIIQTITLDNGKEFYRHKTFAKALGAETYFCRPYHSWEKGLVENTNGLIRQYFPKGTDFRKLGAKKIKAVEEALNRRPRKTLDYETPGDLFSAALANGI
- a CDS encoding thiol:disulfide interchange protein DsbA/DsbL, with the protein product MMMKMKLFSALMALSLAGMAQAATEGKDYQVLAKPIPQVQADKVEVLEFFGYFCVHCYHLDPALLKHSQSFAKDTYLRTEHVVWQPEMFGLARVAAAVNSSGLKYQANPAVFKAVYEQKINLADSATFKQWAAAQKGFDSKKLVAAYDSAANQTQAQNMQDLTETYRIESTPMVIVGGKYEVLFNGDYQNGMKTIDALIAKVRSERGLKQAGSRVKSKGAALAKSANH
- a CDS encoding SPOR domain-containing protein, which produces MKKQTQHGKGIAGFISGLLLATAVIVGILFFLNKGNQNQFKELAQPEQTFEPEVLQPQTPPKPVEKPASEEVPVTPAETDSKASEADTAASEAQDTPSESEAPKADESKPAAPAVVPVPTPKATVEPKVTADTEDDRDAAERAAQEREERAAAEKKAAEAKRKAELAQKRAEKAKADKAAADKKAAAELTAERKLAEKKAAEKKAAEKKAADKKAADKKAADKKAAEKKTAKPTPEQILNSGSIEKARKAAGEEAKKSSKAADSKAATSAKSSGKKVIVQMGSYGDRASADAQRAKLAMMGVQSSVVEGSANGKKVYRLQSGVMAQDAAQRVQQTLKKNGVSSFTRSAQ
- a CDS encoding YifB family Mg chelatase-like AAA ATPase, encoding MSLALVYSRALSGMNAPLVEVEAHLANGLPHFNIVGLPDTEVKESRDRVRAAIIQSGFDFPAKKITVNLAPADLPKESGRFDLPIAIGILAASGQISMEKLAQYEFAGELALSGMLRPVRGALAMAWQGMQAGRAFVLPSENAQQAAVMKGITVYGAQSLGEVAAHLNAIEPLTQTECPNLDRPSESVNLPDLSDVKGQHTARLALEIAAAGGHSLLMMGPPGTGKSMLSQRLPGILPPLTEDELVEVWALRSLLPNHQQELSHERPFRSPHHSASSAAMVGGGSDPRPGEISLAHHGVLFLDELPEFDRKVLEVLREPLENGEIHISRAARQAVYPAKFQLVAAMNPCPCGYLGHPNKPCRCTPESVARYRSKISGPLLDRIDLTIEVPSLPAAELMQQQAGESSADVLQRVLAARDRQYARQGKVNAALSVTELDSVANIEQEACDALGAMLEKLSLSARSFHRIMRVARTLADLAGDDAVDRSHVLKAISFRRAL
- a CDS encoding accessory factor UbiK family protein translates to MFGKNLFEEVTSKLSETIANSPAKDVEKNVKAMLGSAFNRMDLVTREEFDIQQQVLIKTRTKLVELEARLAKLEAAQNPAAAEDSVVEESAAKVEAAVESVTKADSAE
- the metK gene encoding methionine adenosyltransferase; this translates as MSEFLFTSESVSEGHPDKVADQISDAILDAILAQDPTGRVAAETLVATDLCVLAGEITTSAKVDYEQVARDTVKRIGYNNPEWGFAADTFKLVLNYGEQSPDIAQGVNEGEGIDLNQGAGDQGLMFGYACDETPTLMPFAIYYSHRLMQRQSELRKDGRLPWLRPDAKAQLTCVYDSETGKVKRIDTVVLSTQHDPEISHEELTQAVIEHIIKPVLPSEMLTDETKYLINPTGNFVIGGPQGDCGLTGRKIIVDTYGGAAPHGGGAFSGKDPSKVDRSAAYASRYVAKNIVAAGLATQCQIQVSYAIGVAEPTSISIDTFGTGKISEADLIKLVREHFDLRPKGIVQMLDLLHPRYSKTAAYGHFGREEPEFTWERTDKAQALKAAAGL
- a CDS encoding lysophospholipid acyltransferase family protein; amino-acid sequence: MHTLVTLLFKSFAALPLPLLHALGNFLGGMAFYFLKKDRQRVRANMRQAGLQPDDKMIQTVFRETAKGGLELPVAFFRRPEEIETLFQQVNGWEHVQTALDNQQGLLFITPHIGSYDLAGRYISQQLPFPLTAMYKPPKFKAVDAVMQAGRVRGKGKTAPTNIQGVKQVIKALRAGEATIVLPDHVPAPEEGGDGVWVDFFGRPAYTMTLAGKLAQVKGVKALFFVGERLPNGQGFALHIEPLQGELNGDKAHDARIINQNVEYWIQRFPTQYLFMYNRYKRPAGAPQSPLE
- the cysE gene encoding serine O-acetyltransferase, translating into MKKITSAPPKKDHLNTRDFDLWNAILEETTAAASAEPMLASFLHQTVLRHDSLEAVLAFHLSSKLGSPIMDVRALNEICLQAFADDCCIIDSMKQDLQAIYERDPACDEYSLPLLYFKGFHAIQAHRINHWLYNNGRKTLSYFLQNRMSEVFGVDIHPAVRFGHGLMLDHATGFVAGETAVLGNNISILHGVTLGGSGKECGDRHPKVSDGVMIGANASILGNIRIGENAKIGAGSVVVADVPSSITVVGVPAKPIGRSSKVPSQDMNQYIELSGADFVI
- the grpE gene encoding nucleotide exchange factor GrpE translates to MSDMTEQNPNIEEEKVETQAVQAADAAAATEAVEAEAAPEPTMEDLQARIEELEGQLKDEQLRGLANEQNLRRRHQEEIAATHKFAGQKFAAEMLPVKDYLEMALLDQSGNFEALKMGVQMTLNELQKAFDATQIKEINPAVGDKLDPHQHQAVQTVVSEQEPNTIVNVMKKGYSLSERVLRPAMVVVAKKED